CGGCCGGGGAATGGCCCGAGCTGCTGCAGAAGGAGGTGCGCTTCAATGGTGTCACCGCGAAGCTCGACGGCGAGGTGCAGCTGCCCCTCATCGAAAGCCGCCAGTCCATGTCCCTGCCCGTGGCGCTGGGCCTGACGGAGCGCTACCGTTACCGCGACGGCGGCCCGGCGAGCCCCGGACGCCGCCGATTGCGCTTCGAGCCCGTGGGGGCGGACCCCCTGCTGTACTCGGGCGAGCTGGAAGTGGACGAGGCCACGGGGCGGATCCTGATCGAGCGGCGCGAGCGGACCAACCTGCCGGGCACGGTGAAGAGCGAGCGGGAGATCCTGACTTATGGCCAGGTGGCGCCGGATGCCTGGCGGCCGACCTCGGTGCAGACTTTCGAGCGCTGGGTGAGCGCCGATGGCGTGGTGCAGGTCCAGCGGCGCTTCACCTACCGCGATTTCGAGGTGAATGGCGACGGCTTCGAGACCGCCCGCACGGCGGCGCGGACCTCCGGTTCCACCATGCTGAAGGTGACGCCGGAGGGGGCCCGCTACTTCACGCGGCAGGGCGACGGCACGCGGAAGATCGAGGAGAAGCCCAAGAGCAGCGGCCGGGCCCTGGCGGCGGTGGTGCTCGTGGATCCGGGCCTGACGCCGCCCGTGGCACCCCTGGGGGGCTTCCTCTACTTCGACTACAACGCCTTCGGCAAGGGCATCCAGCTCAACGCCCTCACGGCGATCCTCTTCAACACCGCGAGCCTGGCCATTCCGCGGGGCCTGGGCAGCTTCGATGTGAGCGCCGACGCCACGGCCCTGCTGATCAAGGGCACCGAGCGCCCGGTGGAGAAGGGGCGGCTGGCCGACAAGGATGGCGTGGGCCGGCGCTTCGGCAAGGTGGGCCTGGAGCTGGGACGCGACCTGGGGCTGGGCTTCCGCCTGGAAGGGCGGGGGGACTTCGAGTACGACGACTTCAGCGAAGGTGACAGCAAGTACCGCACCCCGGGCTACCTCCTGCCGTCTTCGGGTCTGACGCGCGTGGGCACCCTCCAGGGCTCCTGGCTCTACCGGGGTTTCCAGGTGCGGGCCTTTCATGGGTGGGGCCGCCGTCCCGATGGCACCTATGGCCTGGCGGCCGATCCCCAGTCGGTTCCGGAGGGGGGTGACTTCCGGCGCTGGGGCGGCAGCCTCGGCCTGGATCGCGAGGTGCGGCCGGGGTACTGGTTCCACGGCGAGGCCGGCTGGGCCTCGGGCCGCGCCTTCGACCGCTTCAAGGCCCTGGATGTGGGCGGTCTCGGGGGGGCCGTGCGCATCGCGGGCATCCGGGCCAACGCCATCACCGCGGATCGGCTGGTCTATGCGAAGACGGCCCTGGCCATCCCCACGGGGCCGAACCTGCGCCTCTCGGTGAGCCTCGAGCACGCCCGGGCCCGCAGCCTGGATGACCAGAAGACCTATGGCATGAGCGGCGTGGGACTCGCCGGGGACCTGCCGGGGTTCTGGCTTTTCACCGCCGTGCGCGTGGACCTGGGCCTCGGCGTCCAGAGCGACATCGCGGGGGTCAAGACCGTGAACGGCTTCATCGCGCTGCTCAGGGTGTTCTGAACGGCCTTAATCCGATGGATCTATATAAAAAATAAACACTTGGCGGTTCAACTGATCTCCTGATTGATCGGGGGCGGGCGCTACTGCAAGCATGGCTGCGGTTGGGCCCGGCAGTTGCGGGCGGTGGTCGGGAAGCTATGGTTTCGTCCTCTTGCCAAGGAGGTCCCATGCTTCGATGGCGCACCACCCTTCTACTCGCAGCCACGCTCGTCGTCACGCTCGGAGGGATGCTCATCCTGGGTTGCGGCGGCTCTTCCTCGGGTTCCGGCAGTGGAACCATGACTGTGCACCTGGTCGACGGGCCCATCTCGGGCTACCAGGAGATCAATGTCAACATCCAGACCGTGCAGATCGCCGGCAATGGCGGCTGGATCACCCTCGGTGCGCCCAACAAGACCCTGAACCTGCTCAACCTCGTGGGTGGCGTGGATGAGACGCTGGCGGCGGGCGCGACCCTGCCTGCGGGCCACTATGGGCAGATGCGCCTGATCCTGGGGCCCGGCAACACCGTGAAGCTGGCGGATGGCACCGTCCATGACCTCACCGTGCCCTCAGGCCTGCAGACGGGCATCAAGCTCATCGTGAACTTCGAGGTGGCCGCGGGTACCACGAAGGATGTGTGGATCGACTTCGATGCGGCCCACTCCATCCAGGTGGTGCAGGCGGGGATGTCGGGCCAGTATCTCCTCCGTCCCACGGTCTGGGCCTACGACAAGCTCGTCACGGGCTCCATCCGCGGGACGCTGACCGACGCCGCGACCTCGGCGGCTCTGGCTGGAGTCATGGTTCATGCCGAGACCCTCGATGGTTCGGGGAATGCGGTTCTTGCGCGCAGCACGGTGACGGATGCCGCCGGTGCCTACACCCTGGATCTGCTTCCCGTGGGCGCGACCTACTTCGTGGTGAGCCAACCCGTGACGGGGTCGGCACTCACCCTCAAGGCCTATGATGCCAAGGCCAGCGACGGTTTCGCCCTCACGGCGACGGCCCCGATGTTCACCTACAGCGCGGCCTTCACGGCCAACGCCGCCCTGGGCGGCGTGGGGGGCGGTCTCACGCCGGTCGCCACCAGCAGCCAGAGCGACCGCGTGAACCTGCTCCAGTCGCTGACCACGCCTTCGGGAAGCCACACCTTCATCGTGCAGACGACGATGGCCACCGTGGGCACGACCACGGAGACCTATGGCTTCACGACCATTCCGGTGGGCGCCTACAGCGTTCAGGCCCTTCGCTTCACCGCCAATCCCGACGGAACCACCACCCAGTCCACCTCGGCGGTCCAGACCGCCACGGTCACTTCGAGCGCGACCGCGACCGTGAACCTGGGGTTCTGAGGCCGTCCGCCCCGGATCCGGAAGGCCGCTACTTCGGGGCCTTCCGGATCTTGGCTTTCTCACGGTGCAGCACCTGGAAACGGATGGGTCCGAGCTCCAGGCGCCGGTAGGTGTGGAGCTTGGCTTTCATGATCCGGAAGGCATCGGTCATGGTGTCGCAGATGGCGAGCTCATCGGCCTTCCCCTGGATGCCGCCGCGCGCGAAGACCTCCCTGGCCTGGCCGTGGAGCCCCACGATGATGGCCTTGATCCCCTGCCGCGCCATTTCTCGGAGCACGCCCTCCATGGCCACCAGGCCCGTCACATCGGCGCTGGGAACCTGCTCCATGCGGAAGATGATGACGCGGACATCCGCGCCGATGGCCCGCATGGCGCCCATGGCGCGCTCCGCTGCCCCGAAGAAGAGGGGGCCGGCCAGGTCGTAGATCACCACGCCTTCAGGCAGGGGACCCGGCAGGGCGCGGTGGTCCGGATGGGTGACCTGGCCGCCGGACAGGCCGGCCATGCGGCGCATGAAGAGCAGTGAGGCCAGCATGATGCCCACGGTCACGGCGATCACCATGTCGAAGACGACGGTGAGGAAATAGCAGGTCAGAAGGACCGCCACATCGCTCTTGGGGGCGACCTTGAGGGTGTGGAGGAAGTGCTCGGCCTCCGACATGTTCCAGGCCACCAGCAACAGGAGCGCGGCCAGGCTGGCCATGGGCAGGAAGCGGATGAGGGGGGCCAGCAGGAGGATGGCCAGGAGGATCGTCAGGGCATGGGTCATGGCGGCGATGGGCGTGCGCCCGCCGTAACGGAAATTCGTGGCCGTCCGTGCGATGGCGCCCGTGGCGGGAATGCCGCCGAAGAAGGGCGCCAGCACATTGCCCACGCCGAGGGCCATCAACTCGGCATCGGGATCGTGGCGGGTGCGGGCCATGCCGTCGGCCACCACGGCCGACAGCAGCGACTCGATGGCGCCGAGCATGGCGACGGCGAAGGCGCTGGGCAGCAGCATCCGCAGGGTGCCCAGGTTCATCCCCAGGGGCTGACCGCCGGGGCCCGGCGCGTGCCAGGGCCACATGGGCAGGGGGGGGACCTGGGGGATGCCGTCCACCATCCGTCCGCCGATCAGGGTGTGGAACCGGGTGCCGATGGTATCCACTGAAAATCCAGGGATGAGGTGGGGAAGGCCCCAGCCGACCACCGCCGCCAGGGGCAGGGCGATGAGGGGCGCCGGGATTTTGCGCAGGGGGCGGGGCAGCCGCACCAGCCAGCGCTTGGGCAGCCTTGGGAGGAGGAGGATCGCCAGGGTGCCCAGGCCCACCAGGAACTCCCAGGGTGAGGCGGTGCCCCGGGCCTGGATCATGGCACCGAGCCGCTCGAAGAAGTGGTCGGGGTTCCCTTCGAGCTTCAGGCCGAAAAGATCCTTGAGCTGCAGGGCGGCGATCACGGTGGCGATGCCCGTGGTGAAGCCGGTGGTCACGGGGAAGGGGATGTACTCGATGAGGCGGCCCAGGCGCATGGCACCCATGCCGATGAGGATCAGGCCCGCCATGAGGCCGGACATGAGCAGCCCGGCCAGCCCGAAGCGGGCATAGAGCGGGGCGAGCACGACGATGAAGGCCGCGGTGGGCCCCGCCACCTGGATGCGCGATCCGCCCAGCAGCGCCGTGAAGAACCCGGCGACGATGGCGGTGTAGAGCCCCTGCTGGGGCGGCACGCCCACGGCGATGGCCAGGGCCATGGCCAGGGGCAGGGCCACGATGCCCACCAGGAAACCCGCGGTGAGGTCCTGCCGGAACTGCCGCCCCGAGTAGCCCTCGCTCAGAACAGCGCGCAGCGCGGCAGCGGGAAGGGCCTTCAGCGGGAGACCGTCACCTGCATCCTGGAACCGCGTTCGGGCCATGGCTCATCCTTGTGATAAAGACTCCAGCTGGAGGCGTTCGAGGACCTCGATCACCTCCGGGTCGTCGGGGCGCTCGTCTGGATCTTTCCGGCAGAGCCGTTCGATGAGGTCCACGAGTTCGGCGGGGAGATCCGGGCGGAGGGCCGCCAGGTCCGGCAGGGGGGCCCGCTGGTGCTGCTCGAGGATCTCGAAGGGGGTTTCGCCATCGAAGGGCGGGTGCCCGGCCAGCATCTCGAAGAGGATGATCCCGAAGGCGTAGCGATCGGCCGCTGAGGTCACCTGGGCCTTGAGCTGGGCCTCGGGCGCGGCGTACCGGGGCGTTCCGAGGAAGGCATAGGTGGTGGTCAGGGTATTGGAATCCACGATGCGGGAGATGCCGAAATCCATCACCTTGGCCTGATCCCCATCGAAGATCACATTGCCGGGCTTCAGGTCGCGGTGGACGATGCCCAGGCGGTGGGCATGGGCCATGGCGCCGGCGATCTGGAGCGCGATGCGGAGGAACCAGGGCAGGGTGGGAGGTCCATCCTCCCTGAGCACCTGGTCGAGGCGCCGCCCGGCGATGTATTCCATGGCGAGCCAGGGGGGGCCCGTCTCAGGTCCGGGGTCCAGCATCCGCACCAGGTTGGGATGGCTCAGCATGGCGCCCAGTTTCGCCTCCTGCCGGAAGCGGCGGAGGAACTCGGGATCATCGTGGCGATAGGGGTGGAGCAGCTTGAGGGCCACGGGCGCCTTGGTCGCGGTGTGGTGGGCGAGGTAGGTGCTGGCGAACCCGCCCCGCCCCAGCAGGCGTTCGATCCGGTAGGGGCCAAGCTGCTCCGGATCCCGGAAGGAGGAGTCGTGGAGGGTGCGGTGCCGCCGCCGGTTGATCAGGACCGCCCCGACCAGGGCCAGGAAGGCCCCGAGGGGCCAGATCCACTTCCAGGCCGGGCCCGTTTCACTGAGCACCCCGGAGGGCGCCGGAGGAGTGGGCGTGGTGGTGGGTGCCGGACCCGGTGCGGAGGGGGGGGCAGCTGCTTCGGCCGGGGTCCGGGGAGCCGCCTGGGATTTGGCGGGAGCGGGCGAGACCGCGGCGGGTGTGGGGGAGGTCGGGATGGGTGCCTGGGCTGGCAATGGCGACGGGGCCGGCATCGGCGGGGGCTCCGCAGCTGGGGCCGGGGCCGGATGGCGGGGGCCGGGAACGGGCTCTGTGGGTTGGGCTGGGGAGAGGGCCTTGGGGGGCGCGACAGCCTGATCCCTCTGGCCGATGGCGCGGGCCAAGGTCTCCCGTTCCGCTTTCGGCTCTCCGTAAAAAGCGGCCTTCTCAAGGGCTGTCCGGGCGCCGGCCGAGTCTCCGGATTCGAGGAGGCAGCGGGCCAGGTGGGTGTGGGGCGAATAGTCGGTGAGCAGGTTGTTTCCGTAGATGACCACGCGCGCCGCCGAGGCGGGCCTGAGCTCGATGGCCCGGCGGTAGGCCGCGGCAGCCGTCTTCCATTGCCCCTGGCGCTCGGCCTCGAGCCCATCCTGGTAGGCCGAATAGAAGGTGGAGTACGCCTGCGCCAGCAGCAGGGGCGCCATCCCCAGCCCCAGCACGGCACGAATCCGGGAACCCACGCTCAGTCCCCCACGAAGAGATGGCGGAGAACCCGCTCGAGCGGGTGCCGGTCGAATTGGACGATGGTGGAGACATCAAGCCGGTGCTCCCGGATGTGTTCCGTCCCCACGGACGGAGTTCCGGTCCGCGTCAGGATCTGATCCACCTCCAGGGACTGCGAGGCGCGCCGGCTGGACCAGCCGTACCGGTAGGCCACATCCACGCCGACGGCTCCCCGCTTGAAGCCGCTGCCCAGGGAGACATGGTTCATCACCCTCTGGGTGCCGGTGATCGCATCGACCACCGGCTGGGGTTCCCGGCTCAGTCCGACCCGGAGGGGGATCACGGTGCCGTCCTGGGTGATCTTCAGAAATTCGACGCCCAGGTGGACATCCGTGGCGTTCGGGGTCCGGTCCCCCTTGTCGAAATCGAAGAAGCTCTGGCCGTTGAGCCGCGGGGAGGTGGACATGTACCGGGTGGTGGACCAGAGGGTGTGGGACAGGTCCGCGGTGATCAGCCACAGGTCCGAGGGGCGGTAGGCGAAACCGAGGCCGGTCCCTGCGGGCCAGTGGAGCCCCGTGGTCATGGGCGCGCCGGTGAAGCCCCCCGAGCCGGAGCTGGTGGAGAGCTGCGTGGCGAAGGTGTAGTCGGCGTGGAACCCCGTGCGGTGGACAATCCCGAAGCTCCAGGTGGGCCAGCGCCAGATGAGCCCCAGGTTGAGGTTCTCGCCATCCATGGCATTCGTCTGGCGGAAGGCCACGGCCGCCTGGGTCGTCCCGGTGGTGCGGAGGCTGGCTGAGGCGAGATCCCAGCGTCCGCGCCACTGGTTGTAGGAGAGGCCCAGCAGGATGCGCTGGGACACTTCGTAGGCCATGGCCAGGGAGTAGAGATCGATCTGCCCGGTCTGGGTGATGTCCTGGGCCAGCTGGACCGGCAATCCGGAAGCGGTGGTGAGGGGCGATTCCGTGAGGGTCCGCTGGGTGTGGTCGGTCAGGGCGAAGGCGCGCTGGATGGACAGCTGGAGGACCAGGTTCCGGCCGCCCACCTGCAGCGGGGCGGTTGCGGAGATGAACAGGGGATCGAAGCGCGTGGAACTGACGAGGGCATCGCTCACGGCCAGGACGCGGCTCCGGCTCGAGGTCTCGAAGTCCTCGTAGCCCACGGACCGCTGGGTTCCGCGCGCCACGAAGCTCACCTCGGGATGGAGGAGCTGGGCCAGGCCGGCGGGGTTGAAGGAGACGGCGGTGGCGTCATCGGCCACCGCAATGAAGGCCCCACCCAGGCCCATGGCGCGGGCGCCGGCGCCCTGGACGGTGAAGTTGGTACGGGATTGCTCCGAAATCAAGGTCCCGATGGGGGTCTGGGCCGACAGCATGGCCCCTCCCGCACTGGCAAGGAGGCACCCGAGCAGGCTCAGAGACGGATAGCGACGGAAGGGGCTCACGCTCCCATGATGCCTGCGATCCCGGCGGGCCGGGAATCGCGAAGTCGGAGGCTGCTAATGAGACCCCGAGGCCGTGAGCACGGTCCGGATCTGCCGGGAGAGGCCGTCCATCAAGGCGTAGCGTTTGGTGTACATGGACCGCTTGTTGGGCTTGATCTCCTCGGCGGGTCTCCGGGGGAGCTTCAGGGGCAGCTCGTACCAGCCATCTGGCTGGCGCTCACCCCCGGCCTCCAGCCACAGCTCGTCGTAGTCGAAGAGGATCTTCTTGGCGGGTCCCAGGACGCGGGCCCGGGCCACATGGATGTCGTTCCCCACACCCTTCAGGCTGGCCACGCGCAGGGATCGGGCGATCTCCTGGGCCACGAAGACCATCAGGGCCTTGGGTCGGAGGCCATGCATGGCCTTGGTCGCGAGCTTGATCGTGTCCTCGTCGCCGCCCTTCCGTCCCTGGAGGGCGCCGATGCAGCAGGACCAGCCGGCCGGCAGCCGCTCGAGGGAAAAAGCGAAGGAACTGATGGCTCCGGCGATGCCTTCGATCTCGAGGAAGACGCCGATCTCGCCCTCCTTGCGGAACTGGGCGTCGGCGCGCATCCGCAAGCTCATGGTTCCCGCCTTGTCCAGGGGTATCCGAGCCAGCAGGAGGCCCTCCTCCCGGAGCATGGCCGCCTGGAATTCGCCTCCTTTGGCATTCACGAACAGGTAGGTATCGCGGATGACCGTGAAGCGCCTGGACCAGTTCCACCGGCGGGACATGTAGGTGCCCATGGGGCGGAAGGCCAGGCGGGGATTGGCCTCCACAAAGGGGCGGATGACCGGGGCATCCAGGAAGGCGAACCAGCCCTGGACGGAGGCCTCCCGGAGGACGGCCAGGGCGGCCCAGCGCAGGTGCCGCTTGACCTTCTTCCGCTCGTCGGGGCCGGTCTCGTAGGCTTGGGTGCTGTAGTGCCAAGCCTTCCGGGAGACCCTGATGTAGCTTTGGATCACGCGTAGAATCCGCGGTATCGCATGGCCTGCGCCACGCGATCGAGGGCCAGGATGTAGGCGCCGATGCGGGGATTGGTCTTGTACTTGTCGGTGGTGGCGAAGGTGGCCTGGAAGGCGTGGGTCATGTAGTCCACCAGGCGCTCGTTGACTTCGCGCTCCCGCCAGTAGAAGCCCTGGCGGTTCTGCACCCACTCGAAGTAGCTGACGGTGACGCCGCCGACATTGGCCAGGATGTCGGGCACCACGAGGACGC
The window above is part of the Geothrix sp. genome. Proteins encoded here:
- a CDS encoding DUF4382 domain-containing protein, translated to MLRWRTTLLLAATLVVTLGGMLILGCGGSSSGSGSGTMTVHLVDGPISGYQEINVNIQTVQIAGNGGWITLGAPNKTLNLLNLVGGVDETLAAGATLPAGHYGQMRLILGPGNTVKLADGTVHDLTVPSGLQTGIKLIVNFEVAAGTTKDVWIDFDAAHSIQVVQAGMSGQYLLRPTVWAYDKLVTGSIRGTLTDAATSAALAGVMVHAETLDGSGNAVLARSTVTDAAGAYTLDLLPVGATYFVVSQPVTGSALTLKAYDAKASDGFALTATAPMFTYSAAFTANAALGGVGGGLTPVATSSQSDRVNLLQSLTTPSGSHTFIVQTTMATVGTTTETYGFTTIPVGAYSVQALRFTANPDGTTTQSTSAVQTATVTSSATATVNLGF
- the dauA gene encoding C4-dicarboxylic acid transporter DauA, with the protein product MARTRFQDAGDGLPLKALPAAALRAVLSEGYSGRQFRQDLTAGFLVGIVALPLAMALAIAVGVPPQQGLYTAIVAGFFTALLGGSRIQVAGPTAAFIVVLAPLYARFGLAGLLMSGLMAGLILIGMGAMRLGRLIEYIPFPVTTGFTTGIATVIAALQLKDLFGLKLEGNPDHFFERLGAMIQARGTASPWEFLVGLGTLAILLLPRLPKRWLVRLPRPLRKIPAPLIALPLAAVVGWGLPHLIPGFSVDTIGTRFHTLIGGRMVDGIPQVPPLPMWPWHAPGPGGQPLGMNLGTLRMLLPSAFAVAMLGAIESLLSAVVADGMARTRHDPDAELMALGVGNVLAPFFGGIPATGAIARTATNFRYGGRTPIAAMTHALTILLAILLLAPLIRFLPMASLAALLLLVAWNMSEAEHFLHTLKVAPKSDVAVLLTCYFLTVVFDMVIAVTVGIMLASLLFMRRMAGLSGGQVTHPDHRALPGPLPEGVVIYDLAGPLFFGAAERAMGAMRAIGADVRVIIFRMEQVPSADVTGLVAMEGVLREMARQGIKAIIVGLHGQAREVFARGGIQGKADELAICDTMTDAFRIMKAKLHTYRRLELGPIRFQVLHREKAKIRKAPK
- a CDS encoding serine/threonine-protein kinase yields the protein MGSRIRAVLGLGMAPLLLAQAYSTFYSAYQDGLEAERQGQWKTAAAAYRRAIELRPASAARVVIYGNNLLTDYSPHTHLARCLLESGDSAGARTALEKAAFYGEPKAERETLARAIGQRDQAVAPPKALSPAQPTEPVPGPRHPAPAPAAEPPPMPAPSPLPAQAPIPTSPTPAAVSPAPAKSQAAPRTPAEAAAPPSAPGPAPTTTPTPPAPSGVLSETGPAWKWIWPLGAFLALVGAVLINRRRHRTLHDSSFRDPEQLGPYRIERLLGRGGFASTYLAHHTATKAPVALKLLHPYRHDDPEFLRRFRQEAKLGAMLSHPNLVRMLDPGPETGPPWLAMEYIAGRRLDQVLREDGPPTLPWFLRIALQIAGAMAHAHRLGIVHRDLKPGNVIFDGDQAKVMDFGISRIVDSNTLTTTYAFLGTPRYAAPEAQLKAQVTSAADRYAFGIILFEMLAGHPPFDGETPFEILEQHQRAPLPDLAALRPDLPAELVDLIERLCRKDPDERPDDPEVIEVLERLQLESLSQG
- a CDS encoding DUF535 family protein yields the protein MIQSYIRVSRKAWHYSTQAYETGPDERKKVKRHLRWAALAVLREASVQGWFAFLDAPVIRPFVEANPRLAFRPMGTYMSRRWNWSRRFTVIRDTYLFVNAKGGEFQAAMLREEGLLLARIPLDKAGTMSLRMRADAQFRKEGEIGVFLEIEGIAGAISSFAFSLERLPAGWSCCIGALQGRKGGDEDTIKLATKAMHGLRPKALMVFVAQEIARSLRVASLKGVGNDIHVARARVLGPAKKILFDYDELWLEAGGERQPDGWYELPLKLPRRPAEEIKPNKRSMYTKRYALMDGLSRQIRTVLTASGSH